The Leptospira tipperaryensis genomic sequence CGGACTGATATATATGTGCCACTTTCTCATCAAGGTAAGAAAGATTTCTATAGTATTCCTATAAGTATGCTTGCGTATACGCCAAGCGATGCATCCCCAGGGGATATTTGTGTTTATCATCTTGAGAGATCATTGTTAGAGGACTCATTACGAAATAGTCTTTACACAAGTTTGAAAGTTACTGTAGGAGAAAAATTATCAGAAACTACAGAAGAGAAGGTGCAATATTTTATATCTGGTTTTCCTGAGGATAGATTTATAGTTTCCGAATTTGACAAAGATGTTAGCTATGGACCTCGCTTTATCGAAGCAGATTATGTAAATACGAAAGGTAAAGTTCTAAATTTCCGAATTTCGAGAATCGATAAGGACGGAAATGGAGTAAGTTTACATTGCATGAGTGGGAGTCCTCTTAGTAAAGTGACACGTCATCTAGATCGCTTTGAGTTTTCTCTCAATGGTATAGCGATTGATTTTACAATTAACAATGATAAGACTGAAGCCGATATTTCAATTATTAAAACTGATGTCGTCATTAAACATTTGATAGAGATTACAGGCCTTCAGCTTCAAAATATAAATAATGTTTTGATAAAATATGTATCCCCCATATAACATTGATATTTAAGATTTTTGAATTTATTATCATTCCCTAACCGGCTTCGCCATCCTTGGCGCCGCCGGTTAGAATTCGGGGCGCGGCACAGCAGATAACTAAAAATTGTCGCTGCGCTGCGGGATTGCTTCGCAACCCTTGCTTGGGCTTCGCCAAATTCCGCTTTGTCACTCGTCTTGCAAAGCAAGTCTCGCGCCAAGTCCTTCGGACACGCGGAACTTCGACAATTATATTTCGTTAGGCGTAATTGCCAAAGAAAATCGCTCTAAAAAGGTTAATAATGAATAAGCATAGAATTATAACTTCGCTTCTATTGTTCTTCTTTTTATCGCCTGCTTTATTGGCAAACGATGAATTATCTCAAAGGCTAATGGAAGGCGATATTATATTTCATGAATCGAACTCTGAACAAGCTAGAGCGATTAAGTTAGCAACAAAATCTCGATACACGCATGCTGGTATAATCTTTAAATATAAGAATGAATTTAAAGTCTTAGAGGCAGTAGAGCCAGTAAAAATTACCCCGCTGTCATCTTTTATTAAACGTAGTCAGAAAGGACATTTTGTTATAAAAAGGTTGAAAGATCGGGAGAATATCCTTACTGATGAGAAGATCGCTCAGATGAAAAAATATGGGAATTCTCTATTAGGTAAACACTATGATATCTATTTTGGTTGGGATGATAATTTAATTTATTGTACTGAGCTTATCTGGAAGTTGTATGATAAATACACAGGTAAAAAGTTGGGAGAATTAAAGACATTAAAAGATTTCGACCTTTCTTCTCCTATAGCGCAGCATCTGATGAAAAAGAGATATGGGAATAGTATTCCATATTCGGAACCAGTTATTTCACCTGTTGATATGTTTGACTCTTCGGAATTAGTAACGGTAATTAATCACAAGTAGGTTTGGCAACTACGCCTAACTAAAAATTGTCGCTGCGCTGCGGGATCGCTTCGCGACCCTTGCTTGGGCTACGCCAAATTCCGCTTTGTCACTCGTCTTGCAAAGCAAGACTCGCGCCAAGTCCTTCGGACGCGCGGAACTTCGACAATTATATTTCGTTAGGCGACAATCAAGAAAATTTCAAGTGGATAACTAAATGCAAGAAGAATTATTAAACAAATCGATTGATGAAATTGATAAAACCGACAATATCGAGATCGGTCCCTTTGAATTAAGCAATGTTTAT encodes the following:
- a CDS encoding YiiX family permuted papain-like enzyme, with the translated sequence MNKHRIITSLLLFFFLSPALLANDELSQRLMEGDIIFHESNSEQARAIKLATKSRYTHAGIIFKYKNEFKVLEAVEPVKITPLSSFIKRSQKGHFVIKRLKDRENILTDEKIAQMKKYGNSLLGKHYDIYFGWDDNLIYCTELIWKLYDKYTGKKLGELKTLKDFDLSSPIAQHLMKKRYGNSIPYSEPVISPVDMFDSSELVTVINHK